One Staphylococcus simiae genomic region harbors:
- a CDS encoding phytoene/squalene synthase family protein codes for MPMMDKNFEYCHKIMKKYSKSFSYAFDLLPKAQRQAVWAIYAVCRKIDDSIDVYGDIQFLNQIKDDIKSIEVKPQGHHYFQSDRRMMLALQAVAQRYPINYQSFYNLIDTVYADQNFTQFKTDDALLEYCYGVAGTVGEVLTPILSHNPTEHTYDIARQLGEALQLINILRDVGEDFENGRIYFSEQRLKQYSVDIERQFNDGVNANYIHLWEAYARLAQNDYQDVMKNIDVFSKEAQPIIELAARLYRQILEEVRLQHYTLHERVYVDKSKKAQLYQQVNRKYKK; via the coding sequence ATGCCAATGATGGATAAAAATTTTGAGTATTGTCATAAAATTATGAAGAAATATTCAAAAAGTTTTTCGTATGCCTTTGATTTACTGCCTAAAGCACAGCGTCAAGCTGTATGGGCGATATATGCTGTATGCCGTAAAATAGATGACAGCATTGATGTTTACGGGGATATTCAGTTTTTAAATCAAATAAAAGATGATATCAAAAGTATTGAAGTGAAGCCACAAGGACATCATTATTTTCAGAGTGATCGACGTATGATGTTAGCTTTGCAAGCTGTAGCACAACGTTATCCAATCAATTATCAGTCTTTTTATAACTTGATAGACACAGTATACGCTGATCAAAACTTTACACAATTTAAGACGGATGATGCATTATTAGAATATTGTTATGGGGTTGCAGGAACGGTAGGAGAAGTGTTGACACCCATTTTGAGTCATAATCCAACTGAACATACGTATGATATTGCGAGACAATTAGGTGAAGCATTACAGTTAATCAATATTTTAAGGGATGTTGGAGAAGACTTTGAAAATGGGCGCATATATTTTAGTGAGCAACGCTTAAAGCAATATAGTGTGGATATAGAGCGTCAATTTAATGATGGTGTTAATGCAAATTATATTCATTTATGGGAAGCTTATGCACGTTTAGCACAAAATGATTATCAAGACGTAATGAAAAATATAGATGTCTTTAGTAAAGAAGCACAACCTATTATAGAGTTAGCAGCTAGACTTTATCGACAAATACTTGAAGAAGTTCGATTGCAACATTATACATTACATGAACGCGTCTATGTGGATAAAAGTAAGAAGGCACAGTTATATCAACAAGTGAATCGTAAATATAAAAAGTAA
- a CDS encoding CHAP domain-containing protein produces the protein MKKIATATIATAGFATIAFAGHDAHAAEQNNAGYNPNDAQSYSYTYTIDAQGNYHYKWTGNFDPSQLEQNNTNYYYNNYGYTNYNNYNNYSYNYNNYNNYNNYSQNTNNYNNYSQNTNNYNNYSNYNYSYNNQASSNSQRTGGLGASYNATSNNVHVTSTSAPSSNGQSVSTGNGSANNLYTSGQCTYYVFDRVGGKIGSTWGNANNWANAAARSGYTVNNTPKAGAIMQTSQGTYGHVAYVESVNSNGSVKVSEMNYGHGAGVITSRTISASQAGSYNYIH, from the coding sequence ATGAAAAAAATCGCTACAGCTACTATCGCAACAGCAGGATTCGCTACAATCGCATTTGCAGGACATGACGCACATGCAGCAGAACAAAATAACGCAGGTTATAACCCAAATGATGCACAATCATATAGCTACACTTATACAATTGATGCACAAGGGAATTATCATTATAAATGGACTGGTAACTTCGATCCAAGTCAATTAGAACAAAACAACACAAACTACTACTATAACAACTATGGTTATACTAATTACAATAATTATAATAACTATAGCTATAATTACAATAACTACAACAACTATAATAATTATTCACAAAACACTAACAACTATAATAATTATTCACAAAACACTAACAACTACAATAATTACAGCAATTATAACTATTCATACAATAATCAAGCATCTTCAAACAGTCAACGTACTGGTGGTTTAGGTGCAAGCTATAATGCAACAAGTAATAACGTTCACGTTACATCAACTTCTGCACCATCATCAAATGGTCAATCAGTATCTACTGGTAACGGCTCAGCTAACAACCTTTATACTTCAGGTCAATGTACATATTATGTATTCGACCGTGTTGGTGGTAAAATTGGTTCTACTTGGGGCAATGCTAATAACTGGGCAAACGCTGCAGCTAGATCTGGTTATACAGTAAATAATACGCCAAAAGCTGGTGCAATCATGCAAACTTCTCAAGGTACGTATGGTCACGTAGCATATGTTGAAAGCGTTAATAGTAATGGTTCAGTAAAAGTATCAGAAATGAACTATGGTCATGGTGCTGGAGTTATAACATCACGTACTATCTCAGCTAGCCAAGCTGGTTCATATAATTACATTCACTAA
- a CDS encoding glycosyltransferase family 2 protein encodes MKRISRILTFLTTISIACGSIIFNRRHVISKAFVKDFSKSLTVIIPARDEAERIGKLLQSLQKQTYPHEIIVMDDGSTDQTVDIAKHYGATVYSVEEDSSGEWFGKSRACYQGANYAQTELLTFIDADVDLPYKDSLEQVIQQYHQQQSRGLLSVQPFHRTETYVESLSAIFNLLTVVGMNQFSSLTDKQLSNQAFGPMTVTNKQDYVMTNGHQCAKHQIIEGFALGHAFAKHHLPVNLYEGKPFIQFRMYQQGFSSLLQGWTKHFSSGASQTNPKLMLAIVIWLVGSMTSFTALCLGVVSRKVSLTKMLFVYSIYTYQFIKIHNRVGKFSLLLMMCHPLLFIFFVAVFLLSWKKTHVSTAVEWKGRQYKI; translated from the coding sequence ATGAAACGGATTAGTCGAATACTAACATTTTTAACTACGATATCAATCGCTTGCGGCTCAATCATTTTTAATAGAAGACATGTTATAAGTAAAGCATTTGTCAAAGATTTTAGTAAGTCTTTAACTGTTATTATCCCAGCTAGAGATGAAGCTGAGCGCATTGGTAAGCTACTCCAATCATTGCAGAAACAGACATACCCTCATGAAATCATTGTCATGGATGACGGTTCTACAGATCAGACAGTAGACATTGCTAAACATTATGGTGCAACTGTTTATTCAGTAGAAGAAGATAGCAGTGGAGAATGGTTTGGTAAATCACGTGCTTGTTATCAAGGAGCGAATTATGCACAAACAGAATTACTGACTTTTATAGATGCAGATGTGGACTTGCCATATAAAGACAGCTTAGAGCAAGTCATACAACAATATCATCAACAGCAGTCACGTGGTTTGTTGAGTGTGCAACCATTTCATCGTACTGAGACCTATGTCGAAAGTTTATCCGCCATATTTAATTTATTAACAGTCGTAGGAATGAATCAATTTTCATCGTTAACGGATAAACAACTATCCAATCAGGCGTTTGGACCTATGACAGTAACAAATAAACAAGACTATGTTATGACCAATGGCCATCAATGTGCTAAACATCAAATTATTGAAGGGTTTGCATTGGGACATGCATTTGCTAAGCATCATTTACCTGTAAATTTATACGAAGGTAAGCCTTTCATTCAGTTTCGGATGTATCAGCAGGGCTTTTCATCGTTACTTCAAGGATGGACGAAACACTTTTCTTCAGGTGCTAGTCAAACCAATCCTAAATTAATGTTAGCAATTGTTATATGGCTAGTTGGTTCAATGACGTCATTCACAGCATTATGTTTAGGGGTAGTTAGTAGAAAAGTATCTCTCACTAAGATGTTATTTGTGTATAGTATTTACACATATCAATTTATAAAAATACATAACAGAGTAGGTAAATTTTCATTGTTATTAATGATGTGCCATCCACTGTTATTTATATTTTTTGTTGCAGTTTTCCTTTTATCATGGAAGAAAACGCATGTATCTACAGCTGTTGAATGGAAAGGACGTCAATACAAGATATAA
- a CDS encoding phytoene desaturase family protein, giving the protein MKKVIVIGGGLGGISAAIRMAQNGFDVKLFEQNKHIGGKVNRLDKDGFGFDLGPSILTMPYIFEQLFTYSHKRMSDYVDIRRMPLQWRSFFPDGQVIDLYEGIANTLMHNNHLTEQDARELSDYLEYSRKIHQVTEKGYFNVGLDNLTEIIKYHGPLHALIEYDYFHTMQQAIDKRISNPYLREMLGYFIKYVGSSSYDAPAVLSMLFHMQQQQGLWYVDGGLHHLANALEKLALEEGVDIHTGVSVDNIQTYHRRVTGVRLSNGKVYDADYIISNMEVIPTYKYLLHLNQHAIDKLEMTFEPASSGLVLHLGVDCHYPQLAHHNFFFSQDSKYNYQQVFHDKVLPDDPTIYLVNTNKTDPTQAPVGYENIKVLPHIPYIQDQPVDKKDYLKLRDRVLYKLEKMGLTDLRQHIVFEDMWLPEDIEAHYRSNRGAIYGVVADKKKNKGFKFPKESQYFDNLYFVGGSVNPGGGMPMVTLSGQQVADKIMQIENNEMV; this is encoded by the coding sequence ATGAAAAAAGTGATTGTTATTGGTGGTGGATTAGGTGGTATTTCCGCTGCAATTCGCATGGCACAAAATGGTTTTGATGTTAAATTATTTGAACAAAATAAACATATAGGTGGTAAAGTGAATCGTTTGGACAAAGATGGCTTTGGTTTTGACTTGGGACCTTCAATTTTGACAATGCCATATATTTTTGAACAACTTTTCACCTATAGTCATAAACGTATGTCAGATTACGTGGATATTCGTCGTATGCCTCTGCAATGGAGAAGTTTCTTCCCTGACGGACAAGTGATTGATTTGTATGAAGGTATTGCTAATACATTAATGCATAATAATCATTTAACTGAACAAGACGCAAGAGAACTGTCAGATTATCTAGAATATAGTCGTAAAATACATCAAGTGACAGAAAAAGGTTATTTTAATGTAGGTTTAGATAATTTGACTGAGATTATTAAATATCATGGACCATTACATGCACTAATAGAGTATGACTATTTTCATACAATGCAACAAGCGATTGATAAACGCATCAGTAATCCATATTTAAGAGAGATGTTAGGTTATTTTATTAAATATGTAGGTTCATCATCCTATGATGCACCAGCCGTCTTATCGATGTTGTTCCATATGCAACAACAACAAGGTTTATGGTATGTCGATGGTGGCCTTCATCATTTAGCCAATGCTTTAGAAAAGTTAGCACTTGAAGAAGGTGTTGATATTCATACGGGTGTGAGTGTTGATAATATTCAAACTTATCACCGACGTGTGACAGGCGTGAGGTTAAGTAACGGCAAAGTATATGATGCGGATTATATTATTTCTAATATGGAAGTCATTCCAACTTACAAATACTTATTACATCTTAATCAACATGCTATAGACAAATTAGAAATGACGTTTGAACCTGCAAGTTCAGGATTAGTATTACATTTAGGTGTTGATTGTCACTATCCACAGTTAGCACATCATAATTTCTTCTTTTCCCAAGATTCAAAATATAATTATCAGCAGGTATTTCATGATAAAGTCTTGCCTGATGATCCAACAATATATCTCGTTAATACTAATAAGACTGATCCAACACAAGCGCCAGTAGGTTATGAAAATATTAAAGTGTTACCTCATATTCCTTATATTCAAGATCAGCCAGTTGACAAAAAAGATTATTTGAAACTTAGAGATAGAGTGTTATATAAATTGGAAAAAATGGGATTAACAGACTTAAGACAACATATTGTCTTTGAGGATATGTGGCTGCCTGAAGATATTGAAGCACACTATCGTTCAAATCGTGGAGCAATATATGGTGTTGTAGCAGATAAAAAGAAAAACAAAGGGTTTAAATTTCCGAAAGAAAGCCAGTATTTTGACAATTTGTACTTTGTTGGTGGCTCAGTTAATCCTGGTGGAGGAATGCCAATGGTTACATTAAGTGGTCAACAGGTCGCGGATAAAATTATGCAAATTGAAAATAATGAGATGGTGTGA
- a CDS encoding glycosyl-4,4'-diaponeurosporenoate acyltransferase yields MTKSIKLIKLIVLHSIYWSSVQLIIANVGTYIPRHFFVKHHNWFSSFKFEQQGKFWQGRFKVHLWKKMIPEGQKINSKIYNKKHLTAYDSNTIETMIIETERAELIHWLSILPVVIFVYAPKYLKIINVLYVLIVNIPIIVVQRYNRPRLRRLLRLRTLRGD; encoded by the coding sequence ATGACAAAATCAATCAAATTAATTAAGTTAATAGTTTTACATAGTATTTATTGGTCTTCAGTACAACTCATTATTGCTAATGTTGGAACTTATATACCACGTCACTTTTTTGTTAAACATCACAATTGGTTTAGCAGTTTTAAGTTTGAACAGCAAGGAAAGTTTTGGCAAGGACGTTTCAAAGTGCATCTATGGAAGAAAATGATTCCAGAAGGTCAAAAAATTAATTCTAAAATATATAATAAGAAGCATTTAACAGCGTACGATTCGAATACTATAGAGACCATGATTATAGAAACAGAGCGTGCGGAACTCATACATTGGCTATCTATACTACCTGTAGTTATTTTTGTTTATGCACCTAAATATTTGAAAATAATTAATGTACTGTATGTGTTAATTGTTAACATACCGATTATTGTAGTACAGCGATATAATCGTCCAAGATTAAGACGTTTATTACGTTTGAGAACATTGAGGGGTGACTAA